In a genomic window of Lacrimispora sp. BS-2:
- a CDS encoding response regulator, with translation MRHNLLIVDDEELIRQGLRARLEYLKINTCEIFEAANGMAALEAVENHPIDIVITDIRMPDMDGLTLIHEIKKLQKDMQFVVLSGYAEFSYAETAIRLGVKAYLLKPLSNEELKKTFKKLYQDMERDSKIRSAMFRQTRMDREKQEYLQEKAINALLFDTSAETMDYKGLSEVCGIDAGDCSRDVFMMLSVIHINGETYDNMKFRRMDCDLIRFSVRNVFLELESSCGKQIVNSLSDNNQLYAVFFMEDEKRLRNEVERIFLEMRSVLEKRMKIYLTLGVSRYTLLLGRKSASEALGALKQRIIYGDSNLYFYEDTGIFSEQKFPVSQIHLLDSYLEKNEIHKIKNLLQEIFSEELMRKYGTPYLRIMWVRILNVILKHYDKKRKASTMEKLLMSFNLPDQIQSASEIQQRIIDIIMECVRAEAVNDMNARSKIQMAVRYIQEHYSENIAINDLAMSYGMSPNYFSSIFKAETSQSAVNYITELKVKKAQELLENSDLSVVDIAKRTGYEDSQYFFRVFKKHTGMTPLGYREQNRR, from the coding sequence ATGAGGCATAATTTACTGATTGTAGATGATGAAGAATTAATACGTCAGGGATTGCGGGCACGTCTGGAGTATTTAAAAATTAATACTTGTGAAATATTTGAAGCTGCAAATGGCATGGCAGCCCTGGAGGCTGTAGAAAATCATCCGATTGATATCGTGATTACGGATATCAGGATGCCTGACATGGACGGGCTCACCCTGATTCATGAAATAAAAAAGCTTCAAAAAGACATGCAGTTTGTCGTCTTGAGCGGTTATGCAGAGTTTTCTTATGCAGAAACTGCAATTCGCCTGGGAGTAAAGGCTTATCTGTTGAAACCTCTGTCCAATGAAGAACTGAAAAAGACATTTAAGAAGCTATATCAGGATATGGAGAGGGATTCCAAAATCAGAAGTGCCATGTTTAGGCAGACGAGAATGGATCGTGAAAAGCAGGAATACCTTCAGGAAAAGGCTATCAATGCACTGCTTTTTGACACATCAGCTGAAACCATGGATTATAAGGGCTTAAGCGAAGTCTGCGGGATAGATGCCGGTGACTGCAGCAGGGATGTGTTTATGATGCTGTCTGTTATCCATATCAACGGGGAAACCTATGACAATATGAAATTTCGCCGGATGGATTGTGATTTAATACGGTTTTCTGTTCGAAATGTTTTCCTTGAACTGGAATCTTCCTGCGGAAAACAGATTGTGAACAGCCTTTCTGACAATAATCAATTGTATGCGGTCTTTTTTATGGAGGACGAAAAGAGACTGAGGAATGAAGTGGAGCGTATTTTTCTTGAGATGCGGTCTGTTCTGGAAAAGAGGATGAAAATTTATCTGACATTAGGGGTAAGCAGATACACGCTCTTACTCGGAAGAAAATCAGCTTCAGAAGCACTTGGAGCCTTGAAACAGAGAATCATTTATGGAGATTCCAATCTATACTTCTATGAAGATACCGGGATATTCAGTGAACAGAAATTTCCGGTTTCTCAAATTCATCTGCTGGATTCCTATTTGGAGAAAAACGAGATTCATAAGATAAAAAATCTTTTGCAGGAAATTTTTTCTGAAGAACTGATGCGCAAGTATGGGACGCCTTATCTGAGAATTATGTGGGTGCGGATTTTAAATGTAATTCTTAAACATTATGATAAGAAAAGAAAGGCCTCCACCATGGAAAAACTGTTGATGAGCTTTAATCTGCCGGATCAGATTCAGTCGGCTTCTGAAATTCAACAGCGTATTATCGATATCATTATGGAGTGTGTCCGTGCAGAAGCTGTGAACGACATGAATGCCAGGAGTAAAATTCAGATGGCGGTCCGGTATATTCAGGAACATTACAGTGAAAATATCGCAATCAATGATTTAGCAATGAGCTATGGTATGAGTCCAAATTATTTCTCGTCTATATTTAAAGCGGAGACCTCACAGTCTGCTGTGAATTATATTACGGAACTAAAAGTCAAAAAGGCACAGGAACTGCTTGAGAATTCGGACCTCAGCGTGGTAGATATTGCAAAGCGGACCGGATATGAAGACAGTCAGTATTTCTTCCGGGTATTCAAAAAACACACAGGTATGACTCCTCTTGGTTATCGGGAACAAAACAGGAGGTAA
- a CDS encoding extracellular solute-binding protein translates to MKRETLKRWLAVSMAGAMALTTLAGCSSQGNSSSTAKSEESSTDNSDKPDTWIADRTITVQAYVNDIGDTLPDDFNNTETMKKITELTGIKLDVRYTPGDSDSKVLASQLASGTIPDVIISYLDDSTRKEFPLLYKAARDGMFADVSDYMKNSKVYSKYYEDGYLPQDTHDNIVFRKNLDGVYMWQMNIDEIDRSLEYNAEEEYVGGMYIQSAIADALGVDPRTINTQDDFYNLLVKIKEGGFKDDNGNDVYPLGPKYWGGSADPLKFITAGYNWGVSDNYNLDTDGKVKHIAETDYAYDQINFVRKLLNEGLMNPEFFTMDSTRAEEVSRNHSSAIMADVHNYEEIVYGSDDWVPLGPLNDIQGDNKEVVHGKSHRGCMAISANAENPEEIFKFFDWLSSKEGQIIAQYGAEGVSYDMVDGYPRLKDEVVKKLNEGDTDYLINTVGSGLGGSGNYFFEFVLTNKNNIDNFGESRPGASAGESTFARSVKIARDYPVEKKLVPGLDATAYLSADELADVKLQMELLDWKETFIQACFAKTDDEVKSIVESFRAQLKAAGVERFEDHVKKVYDENPKSVTFYK, encoded by the coding sequence ATGAAAAGGGAAACCTTAAAACGTTGGCTGGCAGTGTCTATGGCCGGAGCCATGGCGCTCACAACGCTGGCAGGCTGCAGCAGCCAGGGCAATAGCAGCAGTACTGCAAAAAGCGAAGAAAGCAGCACAGATAATTCTGATAAGCCCGATACCTGGATTGCAGACCGTACCATTACGGTTCAGGCCTATGTAAATGATATCGGGGATACGCTTCCAGATGATTTTAACAACACCGAAACAATGAAAAAGATTACGGAGCTGACGGGTATCAAACTGGATGTCCGATATACGCCCGGAGACAGTGACTCAAAAGTACTGGCTTCCCAGCTTGCATCAGGAACTATCCCGGATGTGATTATCAGCTATCTGGATGATTCCACAAGAAAGGAATTCCCGCTGCTGTATAAGGCTGCCAGGGATGGCATGTTTGCAGATGTTTCCGATTATATGAAGAACAGTAAGGTGTATTCCAAATATTATGAAGATGGTTACCTTCCTCAGGATACCCATGATAATATTGTGTTCAGAAAAAATCTGGACGGTGTCTATATGTGGCAGATGAATATAGACGAGATTGACCGTTCTCTGGAATACAATGCAGAGGAAGAATATGTGGGCGGTATGTACATCCAGTCTGCCATTGCGGATGCTCTTGGTGTTGATCCGAGAACAATTAATACACAGGACGACTTTTATAACCTGCTGGTAAAGATTAAAGAAGGCGGCTTTAAGGATGATAACGGCAATGATGTATATCCATTGGGGCCGAAATACTGGGGTGGCTCTGCAGATCCTCTGAAATTTATCACTGCCGGATATAATTGGGGTGTCAGTGATAATTATAATCTGGATACAGATGGAAAAGTAAAACACATTGCTGAAACAGATTATGCCTATGACCAGATTAACTTTGTGAGAAAGCTTCTTAACGAAGGACTTATGAATCCTGAGTTCTTTACCATGGACTCCACCCGTGCGGAAGAGGTTTCCAGAAATCACAGCTCGGCAATCATGGCAGATGTTCATAACTATGAAGAAATCGTATACGGAAGTGATGACTGGGTACCTCTTGGACCGTTGAATGATATTCAGGGAGACAACAAGGAAGTGGTACATGGCAAGTCTCACCGTGGATGTATGGCAATCTCTGCAAATGCTGAGAATCCGGAGGAGATATTCAAATTCTTTGACTGGCTGTCTTCAAAGGAAGGGCAGATCATCGCCCAGTATGGCGCTGAGGGAGTATCCTATGACATGGTAGACGGCTATCCGCGGTTAAAGGATGAGGTTGTTAAAAAATTAAATGAAGGTGATACAGATTATCTGATTAATACAGTTGGTTCCGGCCTTGGCGGTTCAGGAAATTACTTTTTTGAATTTGTGCTGACCAATAAAAACAACATTGATAACTTTGGAGAGTCACGTCCCGGTGCATCCGCAGGTGAGTCCACTTTCGCAAGAAGTGTAAAGATTGCCAGAGATTATCCGGTGGAGAAGAAACTGGTTCCCGGGCTAGATGCCACAGCATACTTATCAGCAGATGAACTGGCGGATGTTAAGCTGCAGATGGAACTTCTGGACTGGAAGGAAACCTTCATACAGGCATGCTTCGCAAAAACAGACGATGAGGTGAAATCCATTGTTGAGTCCTTCCGTGCACAGCTTAAAGCAGCAGGTGTGGAAAGATTTGAAGATCATGTGAAAAAGGTTTACGATGAAAATCCGAAATCAGTGACGTTTTATAAATAA
- a CDS encoding DUF6669 family protein — MDEMKTVYQVQGKLSKDFVGQISYTVCLDETYEELDIEFSFGPRHFSPEDITPGLKQRLLDYCKEAYDLTPASPEELEDAIYNQMKTEIHTLAMLNDEFIGCIHRQLATRHMHFTPEEATEGCIPQASIEGVLKVTILAFSVLLDNTDYTLTVRVR; from the coding sequence ATGGATGAAATGAAAACTGTCTATCAGGTCCAGGGAAAACTGTCAAAAGATTTTGTGGGGCAGATTTCCTATACTGTCTGCCTGGATGAAACCTATGAAGAACTGGATATCGAATTTTCCTTCGGGCCCCGGCACTTTTCTCCCGAAGATATAACTCCCGGGCTGAAACAAAGGCTGCTTGATTACTGCAAAGAAGCCTATGATTTAACCCCAGCTTCCCCGGAAGAACTTGAGGATGCCATCTATAATCAGATGAAAACCGAGATCCATACGCTGGCAATGTTAAACGATGAATTCATCGGATGCATCCACCGGCAGCTGGCCACCAGGCATATGCACTTTACTCCCGAAGAAGCTACAGAAGGCTGCATTCCGCAGGCATCCATTGAAGGAGTTTTAAAGGTTACAATTCTGGCTTTTTCCGTGCTCCTTGATAACACAGATTACACCCTGACTGTAAGGGTACGATAA
- a CDS encoding CehA/McbA family metallohydrolase yields the protein MYKRLELHNHTNESDASCTCRELTELMAADQVDAFALTDHNTISGHKKIQAILEETHLPVSFIPGMEYTTYYGHILCLNLKEYVPWENINKHKPELLFLAARAKGALVGIAHPFSYGWPFAQGCRFEMTVTDYSCCDFIEIFNNPEPLHEVNEKAVMLWESLVLSGEKLSAACGMDLHGNSSFSGHYATYIQGEKGGDVSQELADAIHTQKTWVCKGPLLEIHREDGMIHFSVYQTKKSGYTPVLPEDYIITLKSGSATLTCHLYDRIPVTEFGKDTIIIPKLYERETILENLVCVSPVIYL from the coding sequence ATGTATAAAAGACTGGAATTACACAATCATACCAACGAATCGGATGCTTCCTGCACCTGCCGTGAACTGACGGAGCTGATGGCAGCTGATCAAGTGGACGCTTTTGCTCTTACCGATCACAACACCATATCCGGTCATAAAAAAATCCAGGCCATTCTGGAAGAAACACACCTGCCCGTATCTTTTATTCCGGGCATGGAATATACAACCTACTATGGGCACATTCTCTGCCTGAACTTAAAGGAGTATGTCCCCTGGGAGAACATCAACAAACACAAACCAGAGCTGCTCTTTTTGGCTGCCCGGGCCAAAGGCGCACTGGTGGGCATCGCCCATCCCTTTTCCTATGGCTGGCCTTTTGCCCAGGGATGCCGGTTTGAAATGACTGTTACTGACTATTCCTGCTGTGATTTTATCGAGATCTTCAATAACCCCGAACCCCTTCATGAGGTAAATGAAAAGGCTGTGATGCTCTGGGAATCTCTGGTACTTTCCGGTGAAAAACTATCTGCTGCCTGCGGCATGGATCTGCATGGCAACAGCTCTTTTTCCGGACATTACGCCACCTACATCCAGGGTGAAAAAGGCGGTGATGTAAGCCAGGAACTGGCAGATGCCATACACACGCAAAAAACCTGGGTATGCAAAGGCCCTTTGCTGGAAATCCATAGGGAGGATGGCATGATTCATTTTTCTGTTTACCAGACAAAAAAATCGGGATATACTCCTGTCCTGCCGGAAGATTATATCATCACTTTGAAATCCGGTTCAGCCACCTTAACCTGTCATTTGTATGACCGGATTCCGGTAACAGAATTCGGAAAGGATACCATAATTATTCCAAAGCTTTACGAAAGAGAAACGATTTTGGAAAACCTGGTGTGCGTAAGTCCGGTGATTTACCTATGA
- a CDS encoding carbohydrate ABC transporter permease, with product MKKFNKMWLTSCMKNSFCVTPKKEERIGQRMKNYIKTNPVDRVMQILIYIIIIALCLIILLPCLNVLALSFNDGKDAARGGIWFWPREFTLNNFKEVFKDGSIMNAYGITLARTGIGTFFSLMVTTMAGFVLKQYDLPGRKCITILITFTMLFGGGMIPTYIQYKNLHLLNSFWVYVIPGLVSVTYLMMVRSFFEGIPDSLEESAKLDGCGYFQIYTKIMLPLSKPVIAVVGLYTAVNHWNDWFAGAFYMNNTKLWPVQTVLQQMLTKAMSSQREVTSVAQALAHNTASVTSDSLKMAAVVVTTVPILCVYPFIQKYFAQGAMIGAVKG from the coding sequence ATGAAAAAATTCAATAAGATGTGGCTTACATCCTGTATGAAAAATTCATTTTGCGTCACCCCGAAGAAAGAGGAAAGGATTGGGCAGAGAATGAAGAACTATATAAAGACGAACCCAGTGGACCGGGTAATGCAGATACTTATTTATATTATAATCATTGCACTTTGTCTGATTATTCTGCTACCGTGTTTAAATGTACTGGCTCTTTCTTTTAATGATGGAAAGGATGCCGCCCGGGGTGGTATCTGGTTCTGGCCAAGAGAATTTACATTAAACAATTTTAAAGAGGTATTTAAAGACGGAAGCATCATGAATGCATATGGCATCACTTTGGCGAGAACAGGAATCGGAACATTTTTTAGTCTGATGGTCACTACGATGGCAGGCTTTGTACTGAAACAGTATGATCTTCCCGGACGTAAGTGCATCACGATTCTGATTACCTTTACCATGTTATTTGGTGGCGGTATGATTCCTACTTATATCCAGTATAAAAATTTGCATTTGCTCAACTCTTTCTGGGTATACGTAATTCCCGGCCTGGTGAGTGTAACGTACCTTATGATGGTGAGAAGTTTCTTTGAGGGGATACCGGACAGTCTGGAAGAGTCGGCAAAGCTTGACGGATGCGGATATTTTCAGATTTATACAAAAATCATGCTCCCTTTAAGTAAACCGGTAATTGCTGTTGTAGGACTTTATACGGCGGTGAATCACTGGAACGATTGGTTTGCCGGAGCATTCTATATGAATAATACGAAGTTATGGCCGGTTCAGACCGTATTGCAGCAGATGCTGACGAAAGCCATGAGTTCTCAGCGTGAGGTTACTTCCGTGGCCCAGGCACTGGCCCATAATACGGCCTCCGTAACTTCGGATTCATTAAAAATGGCGGCAGTTGTGGTAACCACAGTACCGATTCTCTGTGTATATCCTTTTATACAGAAATATTTTGCCCAGGGCGCTATGATTGGTGCGGTCAAAGGGTGA
- a CDS encoding carbohydrate kinase family protein has translation MNEKRWDLYVYGDVNIDIVIPGVEKFPEPGQEDEVPVMETFVGGGGALFALGVGKLGLHPVFQGEVGDDFYGAFIRKVFRENNIDDSLLQTSKTQKTGISLSFTNEKDRSFLTYRGTNESINIDTVDVEKVNDASHIHVTGYGGSANHDSYLKFLRRIKEETQTTVSFDVGWDSTGEWKREIYQLFPYIDVLFMNETEACHYGRKDDAGEAALDFAAYSGLAVIKMGKQGSIAVKGKDIYEAAAYTVEAIDTTGAGDSFNAGFLYGFLKGKSPEDSLRCGNGCGALSVTALGGNTGFPTESRLMEFIQTYQEGRMAK, from the coding sequence ATGAACGAAAAAAGATGGGATTTATACGTTTACGGTGATGTAAATATTGATATTGTAATACCAGGTGTGGAAAAGTTCCCTGAGCCGGGACAGGAGGATGAGGTTCCGGTCATGGAGACTTTTGTAGGCGGCGGAGGCGCCCTGTTTGCACTGGGCGTGGGTAAACTGGGGCTGCATCCGGTGTTCCAGGGGGAAGTGGGAGATGATTTCTATGGAGCGTTCATCCGAAAGGTATTTCGGGAAAATAATATAGACGATTCCCTTCTCCAAACAAGCAAAACACAAAAGACAGGCATTTCTTTAAGCTTTACAAATGAGAAAGACAGGTCTTTTTTAACCTATCGCGGAACCAATGAAAGCATCAATATCGATACCGTGGATGTAGAGAAGGTAAATGATGCTTCTCATATTCATGTGACGGGCTATGGGGGTTCAGCAAATCACGATTCTTATTTAAAATTCCTCCGGCGAATCAAAGAGGAAACACAGACTACGGTTTCCTTTGACGTAGGATGGGATTCCACAGGGGAATGGAAACGGGAGATTTATCAGTTGTTTCCATATATTGACGTATTGTTTATGAATGAAACAGAAGCCTGCCATTACGGGCGGAAGGATGATGCCGGAGAAGCTGCACTGGATTTTGCGGCGTATAGCGGACTGGCAGTGATTAAGATGGGAAAACAGGGTTCCATTGCCGTAAAAGGGAAAGATATTTATGAGGCAGCCGCTTATACGGTGGAGGCCATAGATACCACAGGGGCCGGAGATTCATTTAATGCGGGGTTTCTGTATGGATTTTTAAAAGGAAAATCACCAGAGGATTCTCTGCGTTGCGGGAATGGCTGCGGTGCATTGTCAGTAACTGCACTTGGAGGAAACACAGGGTTTCCCACAGAGAGCAGGCTTATGGAGTTTATACAGACTTATCAGGAAGGGAGGATGGCAAAATGA
- a CDS encoding endonuclease/exonuclease/phosphatase family protein: protein MLKLVTFNIRCDYDQDKDNSFRYRKSLILKQIQKEKPDLICFQEVLPHVAAWLKDVLDDYYVVGCGRSETLEDEQVAVAYKKKRLNLISMETFWLSLQPYRPASRYEEQSICPRVCTEVLFEDLEERQVFRLLNLHLDHQGVQARILGLRQVLKKAEEARLFPEAPVILAGDFNAEPDGQEFLEIKQCQEYKNITEGIGITYHGFEPEDEPERIDYIFIRNSKGESPGFRCRSVDKWEEREDGVWLSDHYPVCALLEWI, encoded by the coding sequence ATGCTGAAACTCGTAACATTTAATATAAGATGTGATTACGATCAGGATAAGGACAACAGTTTCCGATATCGAAAATCACTGATCCTGAAACAAATACAAAAGGAGAAACCGGATCTGATCTGTTTTCAGGAGGTGCTTCCTCATGTGGCAGCGTGGTTAAAGGATGTGTTAGATGATTATTATGTGGTCGGATGTGGGAGAAGTGAAACGCTGGAGGATGAACAGGTGGCTGTGGCATACAAAAAGAAGCGGCTGAATCTGATTTCCATGGAAACTTTCTGGCTTTCTTTACAGCCTTACCGGCCTGCCAGCAGATATGAAGAACAGTCAATCTGTCCCCGGGTGTGCACGGAAGTCTTGTTTGAAGATCTGGAGGAAAGACAGGTGTTCCGTCTTTTAAATCTTCATCTGGACCATCAGGGGGTACAGGCAAGAATTCTGGGACTGAGGCAGGTACTTAAAAAGGCGGAGGAAGCAAGGCTGTTTCCCGAAGCGCCTGTGATTCTGGCAGGTGATTTTAATGCAGAGCCGGATGGCCAAGAGTTTCTTGAGATAAAGCAGTGTCAGGAGTATAAGAATATCACGGAAGGGATTGGAATTACTTATCACGGCTTTGAACCGGAAGATGAACCGGAGCGCATCGACTATATTTTTATCAGAAACTCAAAAGGTGAAAGTCCCGGTTTTAGATGCCGGTCTGTGGATAAATGGGAGGAGAGGGAAGATGGCGTGTGGCTGTCGGACCACTATCCTGTCTGTGCTTTGCTGGAATGGATTTAA
- a CDS encoding ABC transporter permease subunit, which yields MQYEPIKQPLGKRLFRYWPLYAMLLPCIVYYILICYVPMAGLVLAFKDYSFKKGIWGSPWVGLRYFKTFFSSYDAPRLVKNTLTVGVIKCILEFPFAIILALMLNELRSMKFKKVSQTITYLPHFLSSIIIVTMLQRILAPNTGVLNQAISALGGDGSTFFLMDAKYFFRILFSMDLWRNIGWDSIIYLAAISSVDTSLYEASEMDGCGKLKKMWHITLPSIRGTIGLLFIMGVGGLLSSGVEQIWLLRTPGNMSLADTLDVFVLRTGIQGGQFGYATAIGLIQGLVGLVLVVVCNKLSKKVTEVGLW from the coding sequence ATGCAATATGAGCCGATAAAACAGCCGCTTGGAAAAAGGCTGTTTCGTTACTGGCCGCTGTATGCAATGCTTCTGCCTTGTATTGTTTACTACATATTGATTTGCTATGTACCTATGGCAGGCTTGGTACTGGCCTTTAAGGATTATTCATTTAAGAAAGGAATCTGGGGAAGCCCATGGGTGGGACTTAGGTACTTTAAGACCTTCTTTTCCAGCTATGACGCTCCAAGACTGGTAAAAAACACCTTAACCGTGGGTGTGATCAAATGTATTCTGGAATTTCCGTTTGCCATAATACTGGCACTGATGTTAAATGAGCTTCGCAGCATGAAGTTTAAGAAGGTTTCACAGACGATTACATATCTGCCTCACTTTCTGTCTTCGATTATTATCGTTACCATGCTGCAGAGAATTCTGGCTCCCAACACAGGTGTGCTGAATCAGGCAATTTCAGCACTGGGAGGAGATGGAAGTACGTTTTTCCTGATGGATGCAAAATACTTTTTCCGCATTCTGTTTTCTATGGATTTGTGGAGGAATATCGGATGGGATTCCATCATCTATCTTGCGGCAATCAGTTCGGTAGACACTTCTCTTTACGAAGCGTCGGAGATGGATGGCTGCGGCAAGTTAAAAAAGATGTGGCATATTACACTGCCCAGTATACGGGGAACCATAGGCCTTCTGTTCATCATGGGAGTGGGGGGACTGCTTTCCTCCGGTGTAGAGCAAATCTGGCTTCTGCGCACGCCCGGTAACATGTCCCTGGCAGATACTCTGGATGTCTTTGTACTTCGGACCGGTATTCAGGGAGGGCAGTTTGGTTATGCAACAGCCATTGGCTTGATACAGGGACTTGTGGGCCTGGTATTGGTTGTAGTATGCAATAAACTCAGTAAGAAGGTTACTGAGGTGGGACTTTGGTAA